cttatgacttttaatattacaggtgaatttcatagaaatcggttcagatttagatatagatctcatacatatatattgcccAATTTTCACTCATAGAGCCaatgtaagcgcatttattgatcaatcttcacaaaactttgtacaacgctttcctccacGACTGTTactatatctgagaagtttactcggttcagatttagatatagctcccatacatatgttcgtccgatttgaagtaatatcgcaataaaattgtcatttgttaagcgattctctggaaatcgatctggggtcttgacttcttgagccactagagggcgcaattaatatccgatttggctgatattttgcatgaggtgtattgtaatgactttcaacaactgggctaagaatagttcaaatcggtccataacctgatatagctgccatataaaccgatctggggtcttgacttcttgagccactagagggcgcaattattatcagatttagctaaaattttgcatgaggtgttttgttataactttcaacaactgtgctgccatttaaaccaatatggaatcttgacttcttgagcttctaaagggcgcaagaattatccgatttggctgaaagtttgtacaacggcttttcccatgacttttaacatacgtgtcgaatatgacatgaatcggtttatagcctaatacagctttccctattttacatcttcaacccctaaagtgcgcaattattataagatttggctgaaattttacacaatgacttctactatggtctccaatattcagttcaattatggttcgaaatgAAACAATTACTTGATaatgttccaataacatagcaagtcttttcttttatcttttgtttgccttaaaagagataccgtaacaagaactcgacaaatgcgatccatggtggagggtatataagattcggcccggccgaacttaccacgattttacttgtttttattcactTGTATTGATAGTCCTTTAATAACCAATAAAAATTCTCCTTTGCAGTTATGACAGGTTCATCAAGCGCACCCAATTTTCGGACAACAGTcccgattttataaaaatcgaataTAAAACTGATTGCGGTGGTCAATTTCCTACACTGCGCAAGCGCAACTATTGCAATGATGTGGAGTTGGGCAAAACTGTGGAGTTCTATATTGACGTGACTCTCACAGATTATCCCAAGGATGGCATCTATGTAAGATCCCACATTGTcggggaaattttgaaaatttcacctCAAATTTTCCTTCTTGCAgacccataaaatacgcattgaTGAATCTGCATTGAACGAGTATATGGAAATCGAAGTGGAAATTCAAAAACCCTGCACTTGTTCAGAAGAACTGGATGTCAATGATGAAAATGGTCGTTTTCAGTGCAATAATAATGGCTTTATGCACTGTGGCATGTGTCAGTGTGACGCAGCTTGGTAAGCATAATAAGCAGTTTTGGAAAATGAAAATGATATGAGAATTTTTGTGTACCTTAAGGACTGGGACATCGTGCACCTGCCCCACAGATCCCACAAATGCCACCACAACAGAggccatagaaaatttttgccgTCGTCCCTATGACCTTAGCAAGCCCGATGACCTGGGACCGGTCTGTTCAAATCGTGGTACTTGTGAGTGTGGTCATTGCTTCTGTTTTCCCGGTTTCGAGGGAACATTCTGCGAATGTCCTGAATGCGATGTGGACTGTGATCTCCGCAAGGCGGATTGTATATGTGGCCAATGTGTTTGCAAGTATGGATGGTCGGGAAACCGCTGCAATTGTGAGGACAGTTTGGATGGCTGCATTGGTCCCACAGGGGAAATATGCTCGGATCGGGGTTATTGTGAGTGTGGCGAATGTGTCTGTGATGAGCCGTATGTgggtaaattttgtgaaatcggTTCGGAGACGGAGAATAAAATTTGTACCTTCTATGAGGCATGTGTGACGTGTCTGATTGAGGAGAACACCAAAACGGGAAAATGTGGAAATGTATCGGAGATATGTGGCAAGGCCGAGAAACTTGAAAAGTTTACCACAGTGTTTGTCAAAGATGAATTGGGTGAGTTCCCTGATGTCTTTTAAagcaattaaagaaaaaatatatactttacttttttttctctcttaaaGATATTGAAAATCGTTGTTTGGCTCGTGTTGAAAATGAATATGGCATACCATGCGATCACTATTTCACCTACCAAATGGTAGCTCACATGGAAAACTATCTGTTGATACAAGTCAACGTGTGTGAGCCCTTGAATTATATGGCTGTCATAGGCTTTGTGTCGCTGgccactttttttttgggtctaCTACTCATTTGTATTATTTGGGGTTGTATACGAGCCAAAGACAAACGAGAGTATGCTCGTTTTATGGCTGATCAAGAAAATAGTTATATGGAGCATAGTCCCATTTATAGAGATCCCATTGGTCGTTTTGTTGTGCCAAAGGCAGTAAATCGTAAACAAAGCAAtccatttttataaaatgtgtataccaaactccactactgtggtactgggtattatttagatgttaaaaaatttaatacaattatgacaatatactATATTTTTAATACTTTAAGGTGTAAAATGAAATTATGGCTTTTATTAAGTTTTTCGGCCCGCTCtgcttttttttttagtttcgaCACTAAGcgagtttttagtgaaataccatgcttcatggggattttgggagtgggaaggcctCTCGGATAGTGGTTGGTGCTTTTAGGGGGTGGTGTGCAAAAAAGGAAGCCAATTCCATGGATAGCCAACAAGTAGCCCAGGTTATTAGGGCAGAGAGGGTCAACGACAACAGCACAGTGTGTTTTATGGTAAATAGAGAACAGAAGTCCTATTTCCAAATGAGCTTCATACTGGATTCGGGTTTAAGTGACCATATAACAAATGATCGTAGCCTCTTCAAGTCGATTGGAACGAtgcaaaatcctgtgaaaattaaCGTAGGCTACTACATATATGGGCAAGATGAAAAGCAAGTAATTCCAAAAATTTGCTATATTTTCCAGATCTTTGGGAGAATCTATTATCAGTTCAAAAACTGACAAAAGCGGGTCTAGAAGTAGTTTTTAAACAAGAAAAGGCGTGGTActagcacatcctcctgcagagacaaagaaggaaatctggtaactgacacagataacatgctgaggatatggaaagaatattttacccaactgctagtgtccgatgttggcgccgaagcaggcacatcctcctgcagagataatgaaggaaatctggtaactgacacggataacatgctaaggatatggaaagaacattttaaccaactgctagtgtccgacttggcggcgaagaggataccgcagaaccaatccctgatgatggtatagaatgtttacctcctagtcagaatgaggtccaaatagcagtgacccgactaaagaacaacaaggtagcaggagccgacgggttacccgctgaattatttaagaccggaggcgacaatCTGATAAGGCGTAGGCATCAGCTCAtcagcgcaatctggctagaagaacgcatacctgatgattggaaactcagcatacgatgtcccgtacacaagcaAGGAGAAAtggcggaatgtgccaactacagaggaataagtctcctccccatcgcatacaagatactctcgagcgtactgtgtgaaagactaaaacctaaagtcaatgagataattgggccctatcaatgcggctttagacctggtaaatccaccctaggccagatattcacactgcgccaaatcctggaaaagacccgagaaggacaaaccaactcctaccatctctttgttgactacaaagccgccttcgatactcctttacgttcaaaggtatttcaagtcatgtctgagtttggtatccctgcaaaattaataagactctgaaaggatgaaacttgctgatacgcgttcctcagtacgaataggaaagaatctctccgaaccatttaagaccaaacgaggtttcagacaaggagacaggtatatacggcagctatatcaggttatggaccgatttcaatcatacttaccacaattgttaaaagtcataacaaaacaccctatgcaaaatttcagctaaatcggataataactgcgccctttagaggctcaagaagtcaagatcccagatcggtttatatagaagctatatcgagctatggatcgattttaaccatacttagtagaattgttggaagtcataacaaaacacgccgtgcaaaatttcagccaaatcggataggtattgctccttgtagaggctcaagaaatcaagccccagatcggattatacggcagctatatcaggttatggaccgatttgaatcatacttaccacaattgttaaaagtcataacaaaaaaccctatgcaaattttcagctaaatcggagaataactgcgccctctagtggcgcaagaagtcaagatcccagatcggcttatatggcagctatatcaggttatggaccgatttgaaccatactcagtagtatttttcgaagtcataacaaacatgccatgcaaaatttcagcaaaatcggatagtaattgctccctgtatcaagaaatcaagccccggattggtttatatgacagctataccaggttatggaccgatttgaaccatacttagcgcagttgttgaaagtgatgtcaaaacaccacgtgcagaactttagccaaatcgcacgaaaattgcgccctctagaggctaaagaagtcaagatccaatatcggtttatatggcagctagagtTTGTTTTTGCGAATCAGAAaggtaatatttttatacccaccaccgaaggatggaggtacattcattttgtcattccgtttgcaacacatcgaaatgtacatatccgaccctataagatatatatagtcttgatcagcgtaaaaatctacgacgatctggccatgcccgtccgtctgtctgttgaaatcacgctaaagtctttaaaaatagagatattgagctgaaactttgcactgattctttttttgtccataagcaggttacgttcgaagatgggctatatcggactatatcttgatataggcccaatatagaccgatgcaccgatttagggtcttaggcccatcaaaggcacatttattatccgattttgctgaaatttgagacagtgagttgcgttaggccactcgatatctttctttaatttggcccagattggtccagatttggatatagctgctatatagaccgatctctcgatttaaggttttgggcccaccaaacatttattgtccactgttgcagaaatttgagactgtgagttgtccactcgatatctttctttaatttgccccagatcggtccagatttagatatagctgccatatagaccgatctctcgatttaaggttttgggcccacaaaaggcgcattaattgtccactgtcgcagaaatttggaacagtcagttgtgttgggcctttcgaaattcctcttcaatttggcccagatcggttcagatttggatatagctgccatatagaccgatctctcgatttgaggttttggggccataaaagtcgcatttattgtctgatttcgccgaaatttgggacagtgagttgtgttgggctcatCCACCTTTTGGGGTATGCGACAgctactcagtgacttggccctgataaTATATGTAatagattcatgttctactttaaaataccttttatttgagacccgtattgcaatggtcagcaaaaacgTCCTATTTGCCGGGTGTTATTGGGGTGGGGtcgctccatagacacttttcccaaaatgtaaatatctatatatttgtgttctgctcccaaagatctttcatttgagcttcatattgctatggtcggtaaaattGACCTTTTtcggaggtgttttgggggagtggcgcatatagaccaaactgaagatgtttgagagtgaaacaaaacacgagacgtgcatgagctgtttatACTAGTGTTGtcaaaaaagataatagctaaaaactcaccctttatataatgCGTTCTTCTTTGGACGTAAAAAGTGaatgttgaaaatttcttaaaaaaaactcCGAATCAGAAAGAATTTCAATTTTACAGTAGTGGCGTACACTACAATACATGTCGTAACAACAATATGAGTGCCTGAAAATATGCTATACTTTTAGCTTTGCTAAATGTCTCTTATAAGAGTGATGGCGTATTCATTTCACCCTATACCATGTTAGTAAACATACTTTGCACTGCTTACCTTTATTCTTCtttcatacaaaattaaaaaaattgtttatatatttttattatttcaaaaaaatgttttttacgaaaagttttaaaataatttagttGTCATTTAGCATaagtattttgaaaatatttgatttatgAGAACCAATCGAGTATGTGTAGAAAATTatggaatgaatgaaatttctAAAACGATGGACCAATCTTAAGATTGATTAAAAGGCGGCggcaaaatttaatgaaaaacgaAGGGTTTGGGAATAGGCAAAATTAAATCATACtatataacaattaaaaattgagaatttgaccaaattttcaagttttgttaatatgtttaaaaataaagcaaGGAATTTGATTAGtaaaggaaaattaaaataagaacATGTCCGTGGGAAGTAATATATGTTGAATAAAGGGGGAATAAAAGACAGGAGATGTCTCTATTAAAGATAAAGTATTGAATGTCGAACAATTGTATCCTATTTGTGGTCTAACGAAATTTTCATGAGGGGAAAGATTTAATGGGAATTTGTCCGAGGATCAAATTTTTGTGAAgctttctcttaagacaacattttgatGGAAGTTTTtcagagacaaaattttaatgatatatTTGATCACTTTCccctgaagcaaaaaaaaaaaaccaaatttttttgaaattttctctttaaagacaaaaaaaaattctgtaaagtcaaattttctaagaaattttctctaatgacaaaatttctaaaaagttttctgtaaaagcaaaattttaaaaaaatttctctaaagacaacatttctaagaaattttctctaaacatattttttcttagaaattttttctaaagaaaagtttctatgaaattttctctaaagaaaaaatttccatgaaattttctataaagaaaaaatttctatgaaattttctataaagaaaaaatttttaaaaaaaattgtctaaaggcaaaatttcgtagaaattttcgttaaagacaaaatttttaaaattttttttctaaaatcaaaaCAGTTCCGAATATAGCCCCTTGAGgcctgcgccgccagggtcgcgcttaggctgagggagctccgcctgctgaaggaggatgtttGAGGCCACAGTTCAATTCATGGTGTTTTGGATGCGGAGGGTATACCGAGGTGGATCTCCAACTAcatggcaccagtgccgactggagtgagggcattcgtgattcgatttcctgatttcctgagagggacgaatggagggcgtatggtgtacttgaggaggatgagacctcgatctacacagatggctccaagatgcaGGCAGGGGCTGGATTAGGGGTCTACTCTGACGCACACAATATCAGTATGCCTCTGAGACTGCCTtgcgagtgtacggtctttcaggcagaggtctgtgccattgcagtggccgcaagagaaattcttgTAAGGGACTTATCGTCCTCAAAATttttgtggacagtatggcggcgctcaaggccttgggatcgagaatggtgaggtcgagatgagtggcggattgtttggagtccctggataggctccgtgcccacgatgtgacgctgacattgGTTTCTGGGCataaggggattccaggaaatgagaaggcggacgagtgcgccagaagggcttcgtctgcgccgggcgggccagtcatcggtcttgcctacgtgccatttgtggATCTACAGAACACAGTAGAGGGTATGGCCAGgacggcgtcggtggcgaggtgggacttgGTGGCTGGACTGTTGCCGtactgcaaaggcgctatggctATCGACCAGAGTTGGACCATCGATAGGCGGTCGGTAAGAACCTTGACAGGGATCATAACCGGAcattgtgccataggccgcatggcgacgAGCATggagataccgcacaatgacttctgtaggagttctGAGGACGAGACTATTCAGCATTTGCTGTGTTCTTggccgggtctgcagagacgtaggtcAAAGacgtggatcaaagctagaagactgagatctgttttagactgcctggccataatacggtcctgcaggcggagatccgggcgatcatggaatccgtgagtggtgtggtgttaacgcaaggatgtcgagtgtgagcatctttatcgacagtaaaattgccataaggtcaattaaggtcaataacaaccaggacggtaaggtcacgaacagtcttgcagtgtaagaaggagagtaacgccttctctgaggttggcaaaatccgcatcgtttgggtgccgggccataagagagtaaggggaaatgaaagggcagacgatttggcagtgaaggccagaggactgcggtcaataaatttggttaacgcGAAGGCttccgggtcgacgcagtccaatttaaggtagtgggcgatgaatgcgcatgcaacattgtgcaacagcgaaacggtcggtaggacgacgaaaatcctatggggttcCAGATCgctagaagacgaggctattactgaaaggtagcaagaaggaggtcagtatagctattggtatcataacgggacatataggactacgagctcacttatgtaaaatccgtGCGGCAagtatagggcatgcggggaagatgatcaggcgttggagcatttcctttgtcattacccggctttcgcgtctaacagataccggtactaaggtggggacacaataccagacatgaaccaacttaggggagtggtgttGAAAACACCAAAGGATTTGGTAAGTaggacggaattcctaactaaaaattttctttttagaggtttctctatagtttttagagcgtacagcaagccgattactggtttaggtgtatgtccatagtggcaaggggcggcttaatatctgcaccctcttttcaacctaacctaacctagcataCTCCAAATATTGTAATGAtagtttctttaaaaaaattataaaattttgttagaatTTCTTCTAAAGAAATATCtactaaaagcaaaatttttaaattttttttttttaaagagaaaattttaatggaaatttctGTATAGACaatactttaatcaaattttgttcaaaggTTAAATaccaatgaaaatttgtctttcggTAACAATGTTTATTAAAGTAAAATGGGATgggcaaaaaacaaaagaaaccgGTAAACTTcgctaaaatttataaaattaaaattattttaaggaATCGAAAGTATATTCAGCCTGAAAATCATAAACCCGGTTTTCAAAGAGCCATTTGTTTACCCTTAGGAAAAATCCATGATTTGTGTGTTTCTTCTTGTAGATGAATATTGAAAAACTTACACCTATGTTTGTTACTATAGCTAAGATTAATATCACTTACAAAAAGATTTTAGCAAAAAGTTTCGAGCATTAATAGTGGAGCAGAAGCAATTGCTGTCTCATGactttgtttttaattcttaaAGAACCATTTTAGCCAAGTCattcaaaaaaagaatattcttcctttgattttatttcattttgatttAATCATTTTCTCTTTACTTATCATATCATTCATGCGAAATATTTCAATTAGTTTTATTATAACCTTTATCtaactaaaaattaaatctaAGAATACCTAAGCTAGTTAACTGTCTGAgtgagtgtgtatgtgtttatGTTTGGGTGCTTGCATGTATTGTGTGGGTGTAGGTGTGGGTGTGTATGTGTTGTGttatttaaacaaacaaaaaaaaaaaacaaatgccaatttgaaataaattaaaagcatATCATGAGAATActtaaaaaatctaagacctcTTAGGTTTACTAGACTATAAGGGAGGGGGAGAGAGAGGATTTTATCTAACACCCAGCCGTTGTTGAGTTTACTGCATTCGGCCTCTGGGCCTTTACAATACTCTCTCGCCCAGCGAGGGTGATCGTTTTATGAGCAATGTTCCAGCTTTAGTCATAGATGTGGCATCCTTGTAGGCTGCCGAAATATCTGTAATTAACGCTGAGGTAGGTGTTGCAGTCATCACCGCATTTTTGGCTGAAGACACTTTTTTGTACACACTCAACAGAGACTTTTGGGCCAAGCCATGTGGTGAGGCATCGGGCACTAAACGCTTGAGCAGACCTCCAACACAGCCCCAAGGGAAAGTCCTGGAAAATGCGAGAAGACAATTACCAAATATTAAGACTGGAACATTTCAAATACATAGATCTACTTACCATTTAAAGGATAGTAAGAATTTACAGTAACCGGGAATTATGGCAatcttttcatttttctttatgGCTTGAATGACACGATCAGCAACATCGTTGGCATTTAAAGTAGGCACCCATCTGTAAATGTGTATGAATGGTGAGTGATATGTAGATATTCAATATAGTTAAATAAATGTAAGGGAAATATCTGTATTTGTTTAATTAGATAGTGATGTATTTCCTAAAGAAAttgctcaaatttttagtttacaaatgaaaaaaaaaaaaaaaaaaatttaaaaaggcattaagttcggccgggtcgaactttggatacccaccatcgagtatatatgtaaactccctttcgtcacaatccggtcaaaattggatatcttatgcacccaaattcggcacggacattgagtggtctaataaatataagtcactgttgaattttgtatttcaaatttcaacaaaatcgggtaataaacgaagcttttatgagcttcagacccttaaccggcatatcggtctatatgtcatatagaccgagtctgaagctcataaaagctttatttattacccgattttgttgaaatttaaatacagtccgatctttaccatatttgtgtAGGTTGGCGGGTGGcgtgaaactactcactgtttaaaatttcagcgaaattggacaaaaaacaagtaaaagcttgctaagttcggccggccgaatcttatataccctccaccatggagcgcatttgtcgagttcttttcccggcatctcttcttaggcaat
The Stomoxys calcitrans chromosome 3, idStoCalc2.1, whole genome shotgun sequence genome window above contains:
- the LOC106081207 gene encoding integrin beta-nu isoform X2; translated protein: MQNLTYSLSPKAHSERIKLSYRPASNNPLDLYVLMDLTWTMKDDRETLVKLGYELATTLKNLTSNYRLGFGSFADKQEMPMITPELKMNPCAKAGQVCEPTYGFRHHLHLTEDAKRFVKSVKESKITGNLDNLEGGLDALMQVLVCSQEIGWKKEARKVVILVTDGFMHFAGDGLLAGITRKNDKKCHLSADGEYLGSLIYDYPSLEEIYRELMKRKISVIFAVTEDVVPTYRELSGLMKEMSQVEILSEDSSNILELIEKSYDRFIKRTQFSDNSPDFIKIEYKTDCGGQFPTLRKRNYCNDVELGKTVEFYIDVTLTDYPKDGIYTHKIRIDESALNEYMEIEVEIQKPCTCSEELDVNDENGRFQCNNNGFMHCGMCQCDAAWTGTSCTCPTDPTNATTTEAIENFCRRPYDLSKPDDLGPVCSNRGTCECGHCFCFPGFEGTFCECPECDVDCDLRKADCICGQCVCKYGWSGNRCNCEDSLDGCIGPTGEICSDRGYCECGECVCDEPYVGKFCEIGSETENKICTFYEACVTCLIEENTKTGKCGNVSEICGKAEKLEKFTTVFVKDELDIENRCLARVENEYGIPCDHYFTYQMVAHMENYLLIQVNVCEPLNYMAVIGFVSLATFFLGLLLICIIWGCIRAKDKREYARFMADQENSYMEHSPIYRDPIGRFVVPKAVNRKQSNPFL
- the LOC106081207 gene encoding integrin beta-nu isoform X1 codes for the protein MSDLYKFLIIGIICLNLDAIRSDNPCVFVDTCERCLEADFSCAWCTDKLYRFRSRCLNRTQLLEHGCRAEHIYENEPEFYTLTDVPLKDYDMGTDSSVQVKPQRVYLKLVKSHSERIKLSYRPASNNPLDLYVLMDLTWTMKDDRETLVKLGYELATTLKNLTSNYRLGFGSFADKQEMPMITPELKMNPCAKAGQVCEPTYGFRHHLHLTEDAKRFVKSVKESKITGNLDNLEGGLDALMQVLVCSQEIGWKKEARKVVILVTDGFMHFAGDGLLAGITRKNDKKCHLSADGEYLGSLIYDYPSLEEIYRELMKRKISVIFAVTEDVVPTYRELSGLMKEMSQVEILSEDSSNILELIEKSYDRFIKRTQFSDNSPDFIKIEYKTDCGGQFPTLRKRNYCNDVELGKTVEFYIDVTLTDYPKDGIYTHKIRIDESALNEYMEIEVEIQKPCTCSEELDVNDENGRFQCNNNGFMHCGMCQCDAAWTGTSCTCPTDPTNATTTEAIENFCRRPYDLSKPDDLGPVCSNRGTCECGHCFCFPGFEGTFCECPECDVDCDLRKADCICGQCVCKYGWSGNRCNCEDSLDGCIGPTGEICSDRGYCECGECVCDEPYVGKFCEIGSETENKICTFYEACVTCLIEENTKTGKCGNVSEICGKAEKLEKFTTVFVKDELDIENRCLARVENEYGIPCDHYFTYQMVAHMENYLLIQVNVCEPLNYMAVIGFVSLATFFLGLLLICIIWGCIRAKDKREYARFMADQENSYMEHSPIYRDPIGRFVVPKAVNRKQSNPFL